Proteins from a single region of Runella sp. SP2:
- a CDS encoding glycosyltransferase: MVYVFGGVIGGYAVACFWLCWQWLRIPKRPLNHLDVPPDFKISVIIPVRNEAAHIGVLLDDLERQTLARQHFEVWVMDDASTDKTAEIVNEFIQKKLLNLQLVSLVNAPVSSPKKRAITEALKRASGQLIITTDGDCRVGERWLEMFAQTYLETGAKLISGPVTFLSTMPKSVIKSGGEIAQTIEFASLIGTGACLLEAGHPTMCNGANLAYERAAFEAVGGFEGVEQIASGDDEFLLQKIAKHFGAEKLYFLKNKAAIVSTQAQDSWQGFYHQRIRWASKWAVNKRLATMLVAVWVFLVNLITLILLIAPFCENVVSFEFCTILLLKYVPEFLFLRLIIRFLGRKSWVWYIPIVQLFYPIYVLFFGLAAQRKGYIWKGRNLR; this comes from the coding sequence ATGGTGTACGTGTTTGGCGGGGTGATTGGGGGCTATGCTGTGGCTTGTTTTTGGTTGTGTTGGCAATGGTTACGTATTCCCAAGCGGCCTTTGAATCACTTGGACGTACCTCCTGATTTTAAAATTTCGGTCATTATTCCAGTGCGCAACGAAGCCGCTCACATTGGCGTATTATTAGATGATTTAGAGCGTCAAACGTTAGCTCGTCAGCATTTTGAAGTGTGGGTAATGGATGATGCCTCCACCGACAAAACTGCGGAGATTGTGAATGAATTTATTCAAAAAAAATTGTTGAATTTGCAGCTTGTGTCATTGGTCAATGCTCCCGTAAGTTCGCCTAAAAAAAGGGCCATAACGGAAGCACTCAAGCGAGCTAGTGGACAATTGATTATCACCACCGACGGCGACTGTAGGGTAGGAGAGAGGTGGTTGGAAATGTTCGCACAAACGTACCTTGAAACAGGAGCAAAATTAATAAGTGGCCCTGTGACTTTTCTGAGTACAATGCCTAAAAGTGTTATTAAAAGTGGGGGCGAGATTGCGCAAACCATCGAATTTGCCAGCCTCATTGGTACGGGGGCTTGTTTGCTCGAAGCGGGGCATCCAACCATGTGCAACGGCGCAAATTTGGCGTATGAACGAGCCGCCTTTGAAGCAGTAGGAGGTTTTGAAGGGGTGGAGCAAATTGCCTCGGGCGATGATGAGTTTTTACTTCAAAAAATTGCAAAACATTTTGGTGCGGAAAAGCTTTATTTTTTGAAAAACAAAGCGGCCATTGTCTCAACCCAGGCGCAAGATTCTTGGCAAGGTTTCTACCACCAACGCATCCGTTGGGCCAGCAAATGGGCAGTCAATAAACGCCTTGCCACGATGCTGGTTGCGGTTTGGGTGTTTTTAGTCAATTTGATAACGTTGATTTTGTTAATAGCACCATTCTGCGAAAATGTAGTGTCTTTTGAGTTTTGTACAATTCTATTGTTAAAATATGTGCCTGAATTTTTGTTTTTACGTTTGATTATCAGATTTTTGGGGAGAAAAAGCTGGGTTTGGTACATTCCCATAGTACAACTTTTTTATCCAATATACGTTCTGTTTTTCGGGCTGGCAGCTCAACGAAAAGGCTATATTTGGAAAGGGCGAAATTTGCGTTAA
- a CDS encoding TIGR03364 family FAD-dependent oxidoreductase — protein MQKHFDLIVVGSGIMGTFHAYHAALQNKSVLLLEKDNFPVGATVRNFGQVVPSGLSGRWFNYGQRSLELYQTLQSKVDLTVRNNGSVYVASDDDEWQLANELYDYYQRIGYTCELLSRQKCLEMYPYLRPSYVVGALFFPQELSVDSPVLMQRLLGYCKEQIGITFLNNATVVDCQSVNGKAKVQLANRQVFEAEKVLICNGHEFRMLYPELFANSGLIVSKLQMMQTIPFPNLSMKGNILTGLTIRRYESFQQMPSYASMVTPEHYSDLKKWGIHVLFKQAEDGSVVIGDSHEYADAQHVDDLGFHTTDYINGLIISEAERIVTFEVDKIRTTWAGFYSQTTEEIYERQIDEHIQIITGIGGKGMTSTGGYSEENIKKMFA, from the coding sequence ATGCAAAAACATTTTGACCTTATTGTGGTGGGAAGTGGCATCATGGGTACGTTTCATGCCTATCACGCAGCTCTTCAAAACAAGTCGGTCTTATTGCTTGAAAAAGATAATTTTCCCGTTGGTGCCACCGTTCGAAACTTTGGGCAAGTGGTGCCTTCGGGACTGTCGGGACGGTGGTTTAATTATGGGCAACGCAGCTTAGAATTATACCAAACGTTGCAATCGAAGGTAGATTTGACCGTTCGTAACAATGGCTCTGTCTATGTGGCGTCTGACGACGACGAATGGCAGTTGGCCAATGAACTGTATGATTATTACCAAAGAATAGGCTACACCTGCGAATTATTGAGCCGTCAAAAGTGCCTCGAAATGTATCCATACTTGCGACCTAGCTACGTCGTAGGAGCCCTCTTTTTTCCGCAAGAGCTGAGCGTTGATTCACCCGTTTTGATGCAGCGATTGTTGGGGTATTGTAAGGAACAAATTGGTATTACATTTCTTAACAATGCGACGGTGGTTGATTGTCAGAGCGTCAACGGAAAGGCCAAGGTACAATTGGCCAACCGCCAGGTATTTGAAGCAGAAAAAGTATTGATTTGCAACGGGCACGAATTTAGAATGTTATATCCCGAATTGTTTGCCAACAGCGGTTTGATTGTTAGCAAATTACAAATGATGCAGACGATACCTTTCCCTAATTTATCAATGAAAGGAAATATCCTAACTGGTTTGACCATCCGCCGTTATGAATCATTTCAACAAATGCCTTCGTATGCGTCAATGGTTACGCCTGAGCATTATTCTGATCTCAAAAAATGGGGGATTCACGTGTTGTTTAAACAAGCCGAAGATGGTTCGGTGGTGATAGGCGACTCGCACGAGTACGCAGATGCGCAACACGTAGATGATTTGGGTTTTCATACCACCGATTATATTAATGGATTGATTATCAGTGAAGCTGAGCGAATTGTTACTTTTGAGGTGGACAAAATTCGTACAACGTGGGCAGGTTTTTACAGCCAAACCACCGAGGAAATCTACGAACGCCAAATTGATGAACATATCCAAATCATTACAGGAATTGGTGGAAAAGGAATGACTTCAACGGGTGGGTATTCGGAGGAGAATATCAAAAAGATGTTTGCCTAA
- a CDS encoding Lrp/AsnC family transcriptional regulator, whose product MLKLDTTDRGLLRYLQQNALLTTKELAAQLNLSYTPVYERVRKLEKEGIIKKYVALVNREKIGRNLIAFCNVSLKEHSRANGEKFVSAVMTFEEVMECYNISGEYDFMLKVVVNDMPEYQRFLMEKLGALDSIGNTHSIFVMSEIKHETALKV is encoded by the coding sequence ATGCTCAAACTAGACACAACCGACCGTGGTCTTTTGCGTTATCTGCAACAAAATGCGCTCTTAACGACCAAAGAATTGGCCGCGCAACTCAATCTTTCCTACACGCCTGTGTATGAGCGTGTAAGGAAATTGGAAAAAGAAGGAATTATCAAAAAGTACGTGGCGCTCGTCAATCGCGAGAAAATAGGTCGTAACCTCATTGCTTTCTGTAACGTTTCTCTCAAAGAACACAGTCGCGCCAACGGCGAAAAGTTTGTGTCGGCCGTGATGACTTTTGAAGAAGTGATGGAGTGTTATAACATTTCGGGAGAATATGATTTTATGCTCAAAGTAGTGGTTAACGATATGCCTGAATATCAGCGCTTTTTGATGGAAAAGCTGGGGGCTTTAGACAGCATTGGCAACACTCACAGCATCTTTGTGATGAGCGAAATCAAACACGAAACCGCCCTGAAAGTATAA
- the dtd gene encoding D-aminoacyl-tRNA deacylase produces the protein MIAVIQRVTEASVTIEGQVKGQIGLGFMILLGITHADTQEDIDWLSKKIVGMRIFGDEEGKMNLDIKTVGGNILLISQFTLHASTKKGNRPSFIDAARPEVAVPLYEKMIEQLSQELGQPIQTGEFGADMKVALLNDGPVTILIDSKNRV, from the coding sequence ATGATTGCAGTCATTCAGCGCGTTACCGAAGCCTCCGTCACCATCGAAGGACAAGTAAAAGGTCAAATCGGTTTAGGTTTCATGATTTTGTTGGGAATCACCCATGCCGATACCCAAGAGGACATTGATTGGTTGTCAAAAAAAATCGTGGGAATGCGCATTTTTGGAGACGAGGAAGGTAAAATGAACCTTGACATCAAAACCGTTGGTGGCAACATACTACTTATCAGCCAATTCACCCTTCACGCCAGTACAAAAAAAGGCAACCGCCCGTCGTTCATCGACGCAGCCCGACCAGAGGTGGCCGTTCCGTTGTACGAAAAAATGATTGAGCAGCTATCACAAGAACTTGGTCAACCCATACAAACAGGCGAATTTGGTGCAGATATGAAAGTCGCGCTCCTCAACGACGGCCCTGTCACCATCCTGATTGACTCCAAAAATCGGGTATAA
- a CDS encoding type II toxin-antitoxin system VapC family toxin, whose amino-acid sequence MLDTSIFIEYLRASNKTRTALYKLADTPLSLSSVTYYELLMGATNELKKRDVYLLTQQLTILPFNDAVAEKASEIFHALK is encoded by the coding sequence ATGCTTGACACCTCTATCTTTATTGAGTACTTACGTGCTTCAAACAAAACACGTACAGCATTGTATAAATTAGCGGACACTCCTTTATCACTGTCATCTGTGACCTATTATGAACTTTTAATGGGTGCTACCAATGAACTAAAAAAACGAGATGTCTATCTACTAACTCAACAGCTAACTATTTTGCCTTTCAACGATGCAGTAGCCGAAAAAGCCTCGGAAATTTTTCATGCTCTTAAATAA
- a CDS encoding lysyl oxidase family protein produces the protein MPIALDSTFGLEAVLLTLHHERVSDIKVTLEAPDGTSVWLTNRNGKETGKHYLNTRFSQFGKNGQISAAKAPFRGNFVPDGRLEFINNGQNPNGTWKVVVEDLKSGIAGVLDSVQLIFSKSPAYFIKAKQCSLENIGRCDCPDGTTNCELLPDLVIVPSFTYNQIQEYSWNHKTYPGQLRFAASIANIGYGPLEIIGTKEWYCGNQRVDSSQACADGKMSRMKIKQRIFSKKGTELVSRDREAGTMYMDDTPGHNHYHVDDWVEFRLVKIQNQQREIVAKGKKVSYCLYTTGSCYNKDGLCFIGGKNYGETMPNFGLGRYEACNFDKQGIGVGGFDTYGMLYEGQFIDLPRNLPSGEYWLEIEIDPNHLYVESNRSNNIFRMKYNIQRQERK, from the coding sequence TTGCCTATTGCTTTAGATAGTACTTTTGGACTGGAGGCTGTGTTGCTTACCTTGCATCACGAGCGGGTAAGTGATATCAAAGTAACATTGGAAGCCCCCGATGGAACAAGCGTGTGGTTAACCAACCGAAATGGAAAGGAGACGGGGAAACATTACCTCAACACTCGTTTTTCTCAATTTGGGAAAAACGGGCAAATCAGTGCAGCCAAAGCTCCCTTTCGAGGTAATTTTGTGCCAGATGGACGTTTAGAGTTTATAAATAATGGACAAAATCCGAACGGAACGTGGAAGGTAGTAGTAGAAGATTTAAAGTCGGGTATAGCGGGGGTGTTGGATAGTGTACAACTTATTTTTAGCAAGTCGCCTGCTTATTTTATAAAAGCCAAACAGTGCTCTTTAGAGAATATAGGCAGATGTGACTGCCCTGATGGAACGACAAATTGTGAATTATTGCCTGATTTAGTGATTGTCCCTTCATTTACGTACAACCAAATACAAGAATACTCATGGAACCATAAAACTTATCCAGGGCAATTGCGGTTTGCAGCCTCCATTGCCAATATCGGTTACGGCCCCTTAGAAATTATAGGCACGAAGGAGTGGTATTGCGGAAACCAGCGGGTGGATTCGTCCCAAGCCTGTGCCGATGGAAAAATGAGCCGTATGAAAATCAAGCAACGTATTTTTTCAAAAAAAGGAACGGAGTTAGTGAGTCGCGATAGAGAAGCGGGTACGATGTATATGGACGATACCCCAGGTCATAACCACTACCACGTGGATGATTGGGTGGAATTTCGATTGGTGAAAATCCAAAACCAACAACGGGAGATTGTCGCCAAAGGCAAAAAAGTGAGCTATTGCTTATATACCACAGGAAGCTGCTATAACAAAGATGGCTTGTGCTTTATTGGGGGAAAAAATTATGGTGAAACAATGCCCAATTTTGGATTGGGGCGGTACGAAGCCTGTAATTTTGATAAACAAGGTATCGGCGTGGGTGGATTTGATACCTACGGGATGTTGTATGAGGGGCAATTTATTGATTTACCCAGAAATTTGCCTTCGGGGGAATATTGGCTAGAGATTGAAATTGACCCCAATCATCTTTACGTTGAAAGTAATCGATCCAACAATATTTTTCGAATGAAATACAATATTCAGCGACAAGAACGAAAATAA
- the metH gene encoding methionine synthase, whose protein sequence is MQQPPIQEILKSRILVLDGAMGSMIQRYKLTDADYRGERFKDFPHEVKGNNDLLSLTRPDVISEIHEAYLEAGADIIETNTFSGTTIAMADYHMEDLVYELNYESARLAREACDKYTAMNPDKPRFVAGSIGPTNRTASLSPDVNDPGYRAVTFDELVDAYYEQVQALADGGSDIFLVETIFDTLNAKAALYAIDLFINQKPPAPQWGDNRYDRNKFPIIDGLVWEYIHSPVGGRGAAPIMVSGTITDASGRTLSGQTTEAFLTSVSHMPLLSIGLNCALGADLMRPYVQTLANQAPFFTSAHPNAGLPNEMGEYDQSPAEMADIVEGFLKDNFINIIGGCCGTTPPHIKAIAEVAAKYEPRDLPENDHIQKLSGLEPLKITKETNFVNIGERCNVTGSKKFARLVRESKYDEAISVAREQVETGAQVLDINMDEGMIDGVQAMTKFCNLLMAEPDIARVPFMVDSSKWEVIEAGLKCLQGKAIVNSISLKEGEEKFIEQAEKVKRYGASVVVMAFDEVGQADNYERRIEICERAYWILVNKVGFPPQDIIFDPNILTVGTGIEEHNNYAVDFINATRWIKEHLPYAKVSGGVSNVSFSFRGNEPVREAIHTVFLYHAIKAGMDMGIVNAGQLGVYDDLPKDMLEHCEDLILNRRPDATERMLAFAETVKSKGKEIVVDNAWRDQPVSKRLEHALIKGLTEYIDTDVEEARQQSSRPLDVIEGPLMDGMNVVGDLFGEGKMFLPQVVKSARVMKKAVAYLTPYIEAEKAGGAAAAGKILMATVKGDVHDIGKNIVGVVLGCNNYEIIDLGVMVPTDKILAAAREHNVDIIGLSGLITPSLDEMVGVAKEMERQGFTMPLLIGGATTSRIHTAVKIDPHYSGPVIHVLDASRAVPVAGKLTQNEQTYADTLADIKKEYAKLREDHAKRQQAKEALSIAAARANKTKIDWAGFEPVKPKFLGNKYFYDYPLEEIAKYIDWTPFFQTWQLHGKYPKIFDDATVGVEAKKLYEDANAMLANIIKNKSLKANAVIGFYPANSVEDDIVLHEFEEVEVGFAGQGQIKRNEYRVVTAENGLATEQLTTLHNLRQQNQKAANLPNLCLSDFIAPASVNKTDYIGAFAVTTGIGIETLLEKYKADHDDYNSIMLKAVADRLAEAFTELMHERVRKEFWGYASDESFSNEELIAEKYQGIRPAPGYPACPDHTEKRTMFDLLDAEAQVGIHLTESFAMYPASSVSGWYFAHPDSKYFALGKIAKDQVEDYAIRKEMPLDVVEKWLAPVLNYD, encoded by the coding sequence ATGCAACAACCACCTATCCAAGAAATACTCAAATCGCGAATCCTTGTGCTTGATGGCGCGATGGGTTCGATGATTCAGCGTTATAAATTGACGGATGCTGACTACCGTGGCGAACGTTTCAAAGATTTCCCGCATGAGGTCAAAGGCAACAACGATTTGCTTTCGTTGACTCGCCCCGACGTAATCAGCGAAATCCACGAGGCTTACCTCGAAGCAGGTGCCGACATCATCGAAACCAATACCTTCAGTGGAACGACCATCGCCATGGCCGACTACCACATGGAAGACTTGGTGTATGAGCTTAATTACGAATCGGCACGTTTGGCACGGGAGGCTTGTGATAAATACACCGCCATGAACCCCGATAAACCTCGTTTTGTGGCAGGTTCTATTGGCCCCACCAACCGTACGGCCTCGCTCTCGCCCGACGTCAATGACCCAGGGTATCGCGCTGTTACGTTCGATGAGCTAGTGGATGCCTACTACGAACAAGTTCAAGCCCTTGCCGACGGTGGTTCTGACATTTTTTTGGTAGAAACCATCTTTGATACACTCAATGCCAAAGCAGCACTGTATGCCATTGATTTGTTTATAAACCAAAAGCCCCCCGCCCCCCAATGGGGGGATAATCGTTATGATAGGAATAAGTTTCCAATCATAGATGGTTTAGTTTGGGAATATATTCACTCCCCCGTTGGGGGGCGGGGGGCCGCTCCTATCATGGTGTCAGGTACGATTACGGATGCTTCGGGAAGAACTTTATCGGGCCAAACGACGGAAGCTTTTTTGACGTCGGTTTCACACATGCCTTTACTTTCGATTGGCCTCAACTGTGCGTTGGGAGCCGATTTGATGCGCCCATACGTGCAAACATTGGCCAACCAAGCACCCTTTTTCACTTCGGCACACCCCAATGCGGGACTGCCCAATGAAATGGGTGAATATGACCAATCACCCGCTGAAATGGCCGACATCGTTGAGGGCTTTTTGAAAGATAATTTTATCAATATCATTGGTGGATGCTGCGGAACAACACCACCGCACATCAAGGCCATTGCCGAAGTGGCCGCCAAATACGAGCCTCGTGATTTGCCCGAAAACGACCATATTCAGAAACTTTCGGGACTTGAGCCGCTCAAAATCACGAAAGAAACCAATTTCGTAAACATCGGCGAGCGTTGTAACGTAACAGGTTCTAAGAAATTTGCCCGTTTGGTTCGTGAAAGCAAATACGACGAGGCCATCTCCGTGGCCCGCGAGCAGGTAGAAACGGGAGCCCAAGTTCTTGACATCAACATGGACGAAGGGATGATTGATGGCGTGCAAGCCATGACCAAATTCTGCAACTTGCTCATGGCCGAACCCGACATTGCCCGCGTTCCTTTCATGGTGGATTCGTCCAAATGGGAGGTAATTGAGGCAGGTTTGAAATGTTTGCAAGGCAAAGCTATTGTAAACTCTATTTCGTTGAAAGAAGGCGAAGAGAAGTTTATCGAACAAGCCGAAAAAGTAAAACGCTACGGGGCGTCAGTAGTTGTAATGGCCTTTGACGAAGTGGGCCAAGCCGATAACTACGAGCGCCGTATCGAAATCTGTGAACGTGCTTATTGGATTTTGGTCAATAAAGTGGGTTTCCCTCCACAAGACATTATTTTCGACCCGAACATCCTTACGGTGGGTACGGGTATCGAAGAACACAATAACTACGCCGTTGATTTTATCAACGCAACTCGCTGGATTAAAGAACATTTACCGTACGCCAAAGTAAGCGGTGGGGTTTCCAACGTGTCGTTTTCGTTCCGTGGTAATGAGCCAGTACGTGAAGCGATTCACACTGTTTTCTTGTACCATGCTATCAAAGCTGGTATGGACATGGGGATTGTAAACGCGGGTCAGTTGGGGGTATATGACGACCTCCCTAAAGACATGCTGGAGCACTGCGAAGACCTCATTCTTAACCGTCGTCCTGACGCAACGGAACGGATGTTGGCTTTTGCCGAAACGGTAAAATCGAAAGGAAAAGAAATAGTTGTTGACAATGCTTGGCGCGACCAACCCGTTTCTAAACGTCTGGAACACGCTCTTATCAAGGGACTTACTGAATACATAGACACCGACGTGGAAGAGGCGCGTCAGCAATCGAGTCGTCCGTTAGATGTAATTGAAGGGCCTTTGATGGACGGCATGAACGTTGTAGGAGACTTATTTGGAGAAGGAAAAATGTTCTTGCCGCAAGTGGTAAAATCGGCGCGGGTAATGAAAAAAGCCGTAGCGTATTTGACCCCTTACATCGAAGCTGAAAAAGCAGGTGGTGCGGCGGCGGCTGGAAAAATTTTGATGGCCACGGTAAAAGGCGACGTCCATGACATTGGAAAAAATATTGTGGGAGTCGTGCTGGGATGTAACAACTACGAAATCATCGACCTTGGGGTGATGGTTCCGACCGATAAGATTTTAGCAGCAGCGAGAGAACATAACGTTGACATTATCGGCCTTTCGGGCTTGATTACGCCTTCTTTAGACGAAATGGTGGGTGTTGCCAAAGAAATGGAGCGCCAAGGCTTTACTATGCCGTTGTTGATTGGAGGTGCTACTACCTCTCGGATTCACACGGCGGTAAAAATTGACCCGCACTATTCAGGGCCTGTTATACACGTCTTGGATGCGAGTCGCGCGGTACCAGTAGCGGGAAAGTTGACCCAAAACGAACAAACGTACGCCGATACCTTGGCCGACATCAAAAAAGAATACGCCAAACTTCGCGAAGACCACGCAAAACGCCAACAGGCCAAAGAGGCTTTGTCGATTGCGGCTGCAAGAGCTAATAAAACTAAGATTGATTGGGCAGGATTTGAGCCAGTGAAACCAAAATTCCTGGGCAATAAGTATTTCTACGATTATCCGTTGGAAGAAATTGCAAAGTACATCGACTGGACGCCATTCTTCCAAACGTGGCAATTGCACGGAAAATATCCAAAGATATTTGATGATGCTACCGTCGGAGTTGAAGCCAAAAAACTGTACGAGGACGCCAATGCCATGTTGGCCAACATCATCAAAAATAAATCCCTCAAAGCCAATGCCGTCATTGGTTTTTATCCTGCCAATTCGGTGGAAGACGACATCGTTTTGCACGAATTTGAAGAGGTTGAAGTAGGTTTTGCAGGTCAAGGACAGATAAAACGGAATGAATACCGGGTGGTAACTGCCGAAAATGGTCTAGCAACTGAGCAACTTACAACACTTCATAATTTACGTCAACAAAATCAAAAGGCCGCCAATTTGCCCAACCTCTGTCTGAGTGATTTTATAGCCCCCGCCAGTGTAAATAAAACGGACTACATCGGAGCTTTTGCCGTAACGACTGGTATTGGAATTGAGACCTTGTTGGAAAAATACAAAGCCGACCACGACGACTATAACAGCATTATGCTCAAGGCCGTCGCCGACCGTTTGGCCGAAGCCTTTACCGAATTGATGCACGAACGCGTTCGGAAAGAATTTTGGGGTTATGCTTCAGACGAATCTTTCAGCAATGAAGAATTGATTGCCGAAAAATACCAAGGGATTCGGCCAGCACCAGGGTATCCTGCCTGTCCCGACCATACCGAGAAGCGCACCATGTTTGATTTATTGGATGCCGAAGCGCAAGTAGGTATTCACTTAACCGAAAGTTTTGCCATGTACCCTGCGAGTTCGGTCAGTGGTTGGTACTTTGCGCATCCCGACAGTAAATACTTTGCCCTCGGAAAGATCGCCAAAGACCAAGTGGAGGATTATGCCATTCGCAAAGAAATGCCGCTCGATGTCGTTGAAAAATGGCTAGCGCCCGTATTGAATTACGATTAG
- a CDS encoding gliding motility-associated C-terminal domain-containing protein, with product MALELLHAHEPARVADCSTPPTLFVSKVKRPSVASSTTVCQDSLVQLNARNYPPGSTFTWQKGGVDVPNAADSVLVIRGNQSGTYHCIVRSPLCPLPIVSTPLVITTNAKPLVSISAGNPIGVPCKEGTIKLTSNSSGNGFLKYQWYFENQPIPSATSNVFDAIETGVYTLKVVDGFDCANVSGALTAITYTPPKASLSTSRAGFCKGEKVTLKATQGRTYLYRWLRDGQEIDGIKDSISVTQTGTYTVKLTSPNGCTTESNQISVVQYDDPVVSITSPGNQICPGGTLVLTAQGKDLKAFDWKKEGQSIQNATKNTFIVTEAGNYTVMVRDTNRCFSTSKPIDIKLVTKIETTLAPIPGFCGTTSAPFRLTGTPTGGSFSGKGVIGDIFDPQLAGLGQHTVSYTVKGSVECMNGESSQDVIVSPPPQLELGPDQTLLKGNSITVDANLGIGYTYEWTPTKGVSDAVHPAPTLNPEQSTTYRVKATGPSKCIAEDSIYIDVFTQLYIPDVFSPNQDGVNDTWEIKGLEDYPEAEVAIFNRWGEPIFYNKGLYQAPFDGTRNGIPLPASIYTYLITTKPKGLTYRGYLHLGR from the coding sequence ATGGCATTGGAGCTACTCCATGCCCATGAACCCGCTCGCGTTGCTGATTGCTCTACCCCTCCCACCCTTTTTGTATCAAAAGTAAAGCGCCCTTCGGTTGCTAGTTCTACGACGGTTTGTCAAGACAGTTTGGTTCAACTTAACGCTCGAAACTACCCACCTGGCAGTACATTTACGTGGCAAAAAGGTGGCGTTGATGTACCCAACGCTGCTGATTCTGTTTTGGTAATTCGTGGCAACCAATCAGGCACTTACCATTGTATTGTTCGTTCTCCGCTTTGCCCCCTTCCCATTGTTTCCACCCCTTTAGTCATAACGACCAATGCCAAACCGCTGGTCAGCATTTCAGCAGGCAACCCGATTGGCGTACCTTGCAAGGAAGGAACGATAAAATTAACCAGTAATTCAAGCGGAAACGGCTTTTTAAAATATCAGTGGTATTTTGAAAATCAGCCCATTCCTAGTGCGACTAGCAACGTTTTTGATGCCATTGAGACGGGTGTTTATACCCTGAAAGTCGTTGATGGTTTCGACTGCGCTAACGTGTCTGGGGCATTGACGGCCATCACCTACACACCTCCCAAGGCCAGTTTGAGTACATCCCGCGCTGGGTTTTGTAAGGGTGAAAAAGTAACCCTTAAAGCTACCCAAGGACGCACCTACCTGTACCGTTGGCTACGCGACGGCCAAGAAATTGATGGCATCAAAGATTCCATTTCGGTCACGCAAACTGGTACATACACCGTCAAACTCACCTCTCCTAACGGATGCACCACGGAATCGAACCAAATTTCGGTGGTACAATACGACGACCCTGTCGTGTCAATTACCTCTCCAGGAAATCAAATTTGTCCTGGAGGCACCCTTGTACTCACAGCCCAGGGAAAAGATTTAAAAGCCTTTGATTGGAAAAAAGAAGGGCAAAGCATCCAAAACGCAACCAAAAACACATTTATTGTGACCGAAGCTGGTAACTACACCGTAATGGTCAGAGATACCAATCGCTGTTTCTCTACTTCAAAACCCATTGATATTAAATTAGTTACCAAAATAGAAACCACCCTAGCTCCCATACCTGGTTTTTGTGGAACAACCTCCGCTCCATTTCGTCTAACGGGCACCCCAACGGGAGGAAGTTTTTCTGGAAAAGGGGTAATAGGAGATATATTTGACCCTCAATTGGCGGGTTTAGGACAACATACCGTTAGTTACACCGTCAAAGGAAGTGTAGAATGTATGAATGGAGAAAGCAGCCAAGATGTGATAGTTTCCCCTCCCCCTCAACTCGAATTAGGCCCCGACCAAACCCTCCTCAAAGGCAATTCTATTACTGTCGATGCTAATTTGGGGATTGGTTATACCTACGAATGGACGCCGACGAAGGGCGTTAGCGACGCCGTCCATCCCGCTCCTACCCTTAACCCCGAGCAATCAACAACCTACCGAGTAAAAGCCACAGGACCATCGAAGTGTATTGCCGAAGATAGCATCTACATCGATGTTTTTACGCAACTCTACATTCCTGACGTTTTTAGTCCCAACCAAGACGGGGTGAACGATACGTGGGAAATCAAAGGTTTAGAAGATTACCCAGAGGCTGAGGTAGCCATTTTTAACCGTTGGGGAGAACCCATTTTTTACAACAAAGGGCTATATCAAGCTCCTTTTGACGGAACAAGGAATGGCATACCCTTGCCCGCTAGCATATATACCTACTTAATCACAACCAAACCTAAGGGGCTGACCTACCGCGGATATTTGCACCTTGGGCGGTGA